The proteins below are encoded in one region of Campylobacter rectus:
- a CDS encoding EAL domain-containing protein, with product MLKSELKERSNRFKTALEISSTFIFSIIILVYIFVKKDEIEFDVDDVILITILVLCQVYFTAYKIYQSFKTSILDQVTKVYNRDEILRLFSKQASKFKGKSSGNMVMLKIENLNDLNERYSFVSTDILLKRLVERLEKFLNEKVSKNTLIGRYSNEYFLIFCESKSTELIHLLNIFEKSILNDGIYNIELKIKFDAIDINHSASLKNSISYLIQKLNLDENDDKIDITDDMEKDICNCIDMQRFIFQAQTVKSLRFGQNLKNIFVKIYTDKQGLVSKTKVQNIANKNGYEVLFDINVIKKLSELNFKDEEPFVIEISSVSIRNLKFINFIKEFVGLDKIDPSHIIFEFSEKLVYDEINRFREILTEYKNLGFRFALNKFGGNNAGFEYFKYLPIDFVIYDIEFNKNIKNDKFKTLFENLNLTAKRVGVKSIIRFVEDEEFYNIAERYQTDFAQGFFIEKPKEI from the coding sequence ATGCTAAAATCAGAGCTGAAAGAAAGATCAAACAGATTTAAAACCGCTCTTGAGATTTCTTCGACATTCATTTTTAGTATTATCATTTTAGTTTATATTTTCGTTAAAAAAGACGAAATAGAATTTGACGTTGACGATGTTATTTTGATCACGATTTTGGTTTTGTGTCAGGTTTATTTTACGGCATATAAAATTTATCAAAGCTTTAAAACAAGTATCCTTGATCAGGTTACGAAAGTCTATAATAGAGATGAAATTTTAAGGCTTTTTTCAAAACAAGCTTCCAAATTTAAAGGTAAAAGCAGCGGCAATATGGTGATGTTAAAGATCGAAAATTTAAACGATCTAAATGAGCGTTACAGCTTTGTTAGTACCGATATTTTGCTCAAACGATTAGTCGAGAGGTTGGAAAAATTTCTAAACGAAAAAGTCTCCAAAAATACTCTCATCGGCAGATATTCAAACGAATATTTTTTAATCTTTTGCGAGAGTAAAAGCACCGAACTCATCCACCTTTTAAATATTTTTGAAAAAAGTATTTTAAACGACGGAATTTATAATATCGAACTAAAGATTAAATTTGACGCCATAGACATAAATCACTCGGCGAGCCTTAAAAATTCGATCTCTTATCTCATCCAAAAGCTAAATTTAGATGAGAATGACGACAAAATAGACATCACCGACGATATGGAAAAAGATATCTGTAACTGCATCGATATGCAAAGATTTATTTTTCAAGCTCAGACCGTAAAAAGCCTTCGTTTCGGACAAAATTTGAAAAATATTTTTGTCAAAATTTATACCGACAAACAAGGTCTCGTCTCGAAAACCAAAGTGCAAAATATCGCAAACAAAAACGGCTATGAAGTGCTTTTTGACATAAACGTCATCAAAAAGCTATCCGAGCTTAATTTTAAAGACGAAGAGCCGTTTGTGATCGAAATTTCGTCGGTTTCGATTAGGAATTTAAAATTTATAAACTTTATAAAAGAGTTCGTCGGACTGGATAAAATAGATCCAAGTCATATTATTTTCGAATTTAGCGAGAAACTAGTATATGACGAGATAAATAGATTTAGGGAAATTTTGACGGAGTATAAAAATCTAGGTTTTCGTTTCGCGCTTAATAAATTCGGCGGCAACAACGCGGGCTTTGAATATTTTAAATATTTGCCGATAGATTTTGTTATTTACGATATCGAATTTAACAAAAATATCAAAAACGACAAATTTAAGACGCTGTTTGAAAATCTAAATTTGACCGCAAAAAGAGTAGGGGTAAAATCAATCATCAGATTCGTTGAAGACGAAGAATTTTACAACATTGCAGAGCGCTATCAGACCGACTTCGCGCAGGGCTTTTTCATAGAAAAACCAAAAGAAATTTAA
- the queF gene encoding preQ(1) synthase, whose product MQENEVSEPKYGEKIISEFDIEKDLEIWENKHERDYKIKITLPEFCCLCPRSGYPDFATIYLEYVPAKFVVELKAIKLYINSFMTRNISHEDSINEIYDVLERKLAPKWMKITGDFNPRGNVHTVIEICSDEIIKKTQEQSFETPKFEKFARDSERSFDRGGYGARESKFSKDGSRGKSFGADKRDAKTGDRKPRASKDKFDDKPRRTGSKEGFKKPEFAGEKRARIVKKSSEDK is encoded by the coding sequence ATGCAAGAAAATGAAGTCAGCGAGCCAAAATACGGCGAGAAAATAATAAGCGAATTTGACATAGAAAAAGACCTGGAAATCTGGGAAAACAAGCACGAACGCGACTATAAGATCAAGATCACGCTGCCGGAGTTTTGCTGCCTATGTCCGCGCTCGGGGTATCCTGATTTTGCGACGATTTATCTCGAGTATGTGCCGGCTAAATTCGTCGTCGAGCTAAAAGCGATTAAACTCTATATCAACAGTTTCATGACTCGTAACATCAGCCACGAAGACAGTATAAACGAAATTTACGACGTTTTAGAGCGAAAACTGGCGCCAAAATGGATGAAGATCACGGGCGACTTTAACCCGCGCGGCAACGTCCATACGGTAATCGAAATTTGCTCGGACGAGATAATCAAAAAAACGCAAGAACAAAGCTTTGAAACGCCGAAATTTGAGAAATTTGCGCGAGATAGCGAGCGAAGTTTCGATAGAGGCGGTTACGGAGCACGCGAGTCTAAATTTAGCAAAGACGGCTCTCGCGGTAAGAGTTTCGGAGCCGATAAAAGAGACGCAAAAACCGGCGATAGAAAACCTCGCGCGAGTAAAGATAAATTTGACGACAAACCGCGAAGAACGGGCAGTAAAGAGGGCTTTAAAAAGCCTGAATTTGCCGGCGAAAAGCGCGCTCGCATCGTGAAAAAATCATCGGAAGATAAATGA